The nucleotide window GTCGCGAGTTGACgttattatttatacatttgaTTTCCACTGCCTGAGCTAATTGATGTTTGGCATGAAAGGGTGTGAAAAGTGTCAATTATTTGACACTCATGAGTTTTTCACCTCGTCACATTTAAATGTCGCACAGACTGGGCTACTAGGAGTGACGAGATCCTGTCCCACAAATTGAGTGCTTCTGACATCCAAGGCTCCATGCGGGGGCAGTGACCCATCCCCATACATTTACATTAGGTGCCAAGTTAataaggccctgtccacacaaagccgatttcatggcaaaaccgcaaaggtcttgttttggattcgtgtggacgcctgaaaccgactgaaaccgtaaaccatgacgtcatcgccccaccctgCGGAttctcaccctttatgcgcatgctcgcctcttattatttatttttcttctggatttctgtagcagacgcagcgccccttatgggcctggaacgtgtactacagcgtttctacagctaccTAGTCACTGTCGCGCTGTTAAACAACAATGGTAGGATACAGGAAACAAGTCACTTTATTGTGGTGTGTATTTGCTTTCCTAGGTTTTCACATGGTTTGATTTGCTTGTGACAATGTGTGTATTCAGCAGCTCAGCTGAAGCAAACCATGTTGCCTTCAGTGTTAAGTGTTAAGAACCGCGGCCTTTTTTACAACGCCCACAAGAGGGCTACAGCGCCACCTGCCTATAAAAATGAACTAAATGACTCAAAAAAAGATTTGTTCAATTTACTGACCAAGAGTTAAAGATCCGAGTCAGTAAAAAGAGTCGAACTTCCCAACACAGTAGgggccctccctccacctcacccacatcAGACCAAAACGCCTCTCACGACGGCCAATCCCCGCCTCCCAAAGACCTTGCGATAATGTTGAGAAACCCGTCTGATGGGAAGTTTGGTGACTAGTTTGTGATGAGTTTTAGAAACCCCCTTATGATGAAATTTAGTCAATAGTTTGTGTCACTGCTTAAAAACACGCTTGTGATAAAGTTTAGGAACACGCTTGTGATAAAGTTTAGTGAATAGTTTGTGATAAAGTTTAGTGACTAGTTTGTGCTGATGTTTAGAAACCCACTTGTGATAAAGATTGGAAACACACTTGTGATAACGTTTAGAATCACACCTCTGATTAGGTCAAGAAACACACTTGTGATAATGTTTAGAAACACACTTGTGATAAAGTTGAGTAGAACACTTGTGACAAAGTTTAGAAACACACTTTTGATAAAGTTTAGAAACATGATAATGTTTAGAAACACACTTGTGATTTAGTCAAGAAAGACACACCACCTGCAGAGTTAATGGTTAGGGGCGGAGAGTTGTTGTCTGATTTGTCTTAAAGTAGTCTacaaattaatttatttttcatctcCTTATTACTCTTAAGAGGTCCTTAGGAGTAGTATCTCAGACCCAAATGACCACAGAAAGATTGAGAATCGAGAAGCCTCAGAGAGATCAGAACAATAGATAATCTCCAGAGTTCTTCCCCCGGGAGAATTCTTTAGATGAGAGATATTAGGGGGAGGGAAGGCATTCATGTTGAAAACATGAAAACCTATTGGGCTTTTGTTTTGCCCGATCACACTTCGAAGTAAACAGACTTACTGGGAACCTCTTCACATCAACTCAGTCAAGCTGCCTGCaacagtgaccccccccccccacacacacacgcacccacacaaacacacaggtgccacaaacatgttttttaattACCTGAAATCCGGGAAATCTGATCCAGTGACTATTTCCCGATTCCCGGGAAAGGTTACGACGGGAAACGGAaagaataacaacaaaaaaaaccccTGCAATGATTGCTCGTCTATTGTTGTCATAAGGTATCATTTTTGGAGGCGAAACTCTAGCCCTGGGaagcagtggcggttttaggcacgggcgaaccaggcagccgcccggggcggcatatttgcgGGGGGCGCCaagtcacatggggggcgccacgagcagtaaaaaagaaatcgcgctgcgtagcggttatcaatgaagtactacataacattgtgttgggaataggtattttggcgccccctctggctgcaggcgcacacctgctcgttgagaaggtgccgtgcgcagacggaatgaaacccctactgaagtccgtaggtaggcaaaaaaaaaaaaaaaaataacacgaTTTAAACCCtaatacacacgcgcacatgggCCGGTGGTCGACCAAAGGAGAGAGGCATCTGCGACGCGCATCTTGGGATAAGTGTTTGACTTTGGGGTCCCTGTTCCGGTCCTCTGAGTCTTCACCTCGCTCTGAGCCGGTTTGGCCAGGTCCTACTTGCATggacgcccccctcctcctcctcccgtccaGAGGGCCTCTGATGTCTCCGCTCAGCCAATATTTGTTGAGAAAACGTCCGATCTTCTTGTGGTCGCAGCCTcggcgtggtggtggggggggggctccctggGTTGGGGCCCGGGGTGGGGGAGGGCTGGAGCTGGGTGCGTCCTTGACCGTAGCCTGCAGTAGATCACAGTCCGGCCCCTCCCTGGTCTCACGGCGGACCAATGGTTGGAAGTTGGTCAGCGTTTGGCAGTTGgggtctgtccgtccatctgtctgtctacctacctgcctgcctgtctgtctatttttctgtctgaccatctgtctgtctacctacctgtctgcctgtctatctgtccgtctgtctaccaCCTGTCTGTacgtctccctctgtctgtctgtccattcaCCTAGTGTCTGGATGTGTCCCCTCTATACTAAAGAAAGGTACctcaattacacacacaatcacaccatcacacacacacacacacacatcatcacacacacaatccaacacacacacacaccaccgcacacataatcacacacaccatcacactcacacacaacacacacacacacacacacacacacacacacacacacatcatcacacacacaatccaacacacacacaccaccgcacacataatcacacacaccatcacactcacacacacacacacacacacacacacacacacacacacacacacacacacacacacacacacacacacacacacacacacacacacacacaccatcacacagagacagacgtgCGTGTGTGACGGACCTCCTGCTGAGGCTTCCGGTCCAGTTTTTATTGTTCCAACAGGGAGTGTGTACGGGCTGCACACTGTACACATGTCAAATCAAAACGTGTATGACTCGTTCAATACTTAATAAATACTTCATGAATACTTACACAAAGAACAGAAAGATGATGAGTACAACTCGCAGGAGGGCAAAGACCTTGTGCTTGTAGATGATTcaattttgtatgtgtgtctgtgtgtgtgtgtgtgtgtgtgtgtgtgtgtgtgtgtgtgtgtgtgtgtgtgtgtgtgtgtgtgtgtgtgtgtgtgtgtgtgtgtgtgtgtgtgtgtgtgtgtttgtgtgtgtgtgtgtgtgtcacaaccCAGTCTCAGTTTCAAACTAACATCAGAGAGCCCAGAGAGGGAAACAGGTTGCTGGGCATTGAGAAAAGTTCAGGGGACAGACAGGTATTTGCTgtggagagtgagacaggttGAGATATCAGAGAGGTATATGGAAAGTGAGACAGGCTAAAATGTCAGACAGGTATGTGGTGAGTGAGATAGGTATGTGGATGGTGAGACAGGCTCAGAGGAAAGACGGGTATgtggagagtgagacaggtatgtggagggtgagacaggctcAGAGGACAGACGGGTATgtggagagtgagacaggtatGTGGATGGTGAGACAGGCTCAGAGGACAGACAGGTTgtggagggtgagacaggtatgtggagggtgagacaggctcAGAGGACAGACAGGTATGTGGAGGGTAAGACAGGCTCAAAGGAAAGACAGGTCGTGGAGGGTGACACAGGCTCGGAGGACAGACGGGTCGTGGAGGGTGACACAGGCTCGGAGGACAGACGGGTCgtggagggtgagacaggctcAGAGGACGGACAGGTCgtggagggtgagacaggcttagaggagagacaggtcgtggagggtgagacagactcagagcaatggagggtgagacaggctcAGAGCCATGGAGTGTGAGACAGGCTCGGAGGACAGAAAGGTTgtggagggtgagacaggctcAGAGGACAGACAGGTCGTGGCAGCTCTTGGAGCGGGCCTTCAGAGCGAGGTGCTGGTTGTTGCGGGCGGCCAGGCCCCCCAGGAAGCGACGCGCCTTCTTCGCcaggctgatgggggggggccCTGAGCGGGCCTGGCCCCCATCCCCGGGCCCCTGGCCCGCCGGGCCCCCgtcgcggggggggggatgccgTCTCCTCAGGCGGATCTGTCGCACCACGCCCTGGAACAGCTCGCCCACTTGGTGGTGGAGACACGCCGAGGTCTCTATGAACTTACAGTCGAACATGACCGCACACGCACGGCCTTCTGGGGAACAAGACGACGCCGTTAGGCCCGAGAGGCACTGGGCGCACGCCAGGAGTTACGGCAGCCGCTGTAAAACTACAAAGTGGCACATAGACTTTGGCTCAGGTCGCTCCGGTGCAACGGGGCCAAGAGAGGCGGAGCTGGAGGTCAAACCACGGATTCAGAGGAAAGCTGCACTGGAGGGGAAACAAAGACCAGGGGTGGAGCAGGCCGCATGTGGCCTGCGGGCCGTAGTTTGCCCACCCCTGCTGTAGAAGGTGGGACCGGTCTAGGTCTCTGTAGAACAGGGCTGGGCATACTACGGCCCGCCCTATAGTTTAATCTGTctcttactttattttatttttgttgcatTAATTATGCTTTATGATAGAGTGACATAGACCGGAAGGTAATCAGCCTAACCACAATTCAAGATGTCAGCATGAAAGCCGGTTGTCTACTGGCACACTAACTTGTCAAGGCAAGCAAGCCTTTCTCTGAAGCGGTGATGAAAGAATGCATGGTAGAGTCAGCAAGTCTTTTATAGccagaaaaaaaaagcatgtttgaCATGGTTTATCACGCAGAAGAACTGGTTAGAAATCACTGACAAAGACTTGGCCAATGGGTTAAGCAAGAAAGCAGAGTCTTTTAACTTTTACTTGTTAGCCCTGGACGAAAGTACCGATATAAAACGCTATTGATTTTTGTCTGGGGGATTAATGAAAACTTTGAAATCAGGCCCGCAGGTGAGTTAGAGAGGTCCCACCTTCTACAGAGCCCAAGAGAAGGAGGGCCTACCGTCTACAGAGACCTAGAGAGGTCCTACCTTCTATAGAGATGTCTCTGGACCGGACCAGGTCCGACTTGTTTCCCACCAGGATGATGGGGATGTCGTCGGCCTGTCGTAATCTACGGAGTCGGATCCGCAGCTCGGAGGCGGACTCAAAACTAGAGCGATCGGTGATGGAGTAGACGATAAGATACGCACTGGCCTTCTTCAtcacatcctcttcctcctgaccAATAACACACTGATGATTAAAGTCAGTCAATACGAAGCTTACCTTACTATAGGCCCCTTATCTTATCTTACTATAGAGCCTTACCTTATGGCGCTATAGACCCCTTATCTAATCCTATTATAGACCATTTATTTTACCTCACTAGACCCTTTATCTTATCTCACTATAGACCCCTCATCTTATCTTACTATAGAttctagatatatagatatatagatatattaccAGTTTGTCCGGTTCCCACGTATCCATGACGACCAGTGTTGTCTCTTCTCCGTCGACTGTCAGTGTTCTTTCATAGTGGTCGACTAGGAAAAAGTAACAATTAGACAAATTAAACATATTGGATGAATTATCATATGTTGCATGCCATTTGAATTCCGGCCACAACTAGCATTGCGTTAGCCAGCTAGCGATGTTAGACAGCTAGCGATATGTTACCCAGCTAGTGACGTGGTAGCTCACATAGTGTGGTGTGTGCCAAGTTAGTGGGAACCCCTTAATTgaaactttgttttgtttttatgatggAGTAGTGATTTGTTGGAAAGTGTCCAACAAAGTCCCTAGAACtgcgctatacaaataaaatgtaccaTTATTATAGCCGTACTAGTTTTGTGTAAGCCAACATCTTGTTGACCTTACTAGTGTGAGCAATGCTGGTTTTGGGATTGCCTAGTTAGCAGGGGTGGTACCCGAGGAGGAAACAGGGGCAACCTGTTCCTCTCTAATCCTCTCTTCttgagaaaaaaatattaaaaaagaattttctttcaaaattatctatgtgcaatgtgtgtttatTACTGAATGAATATatgaaaatgttgaaaatgttgaaaaaaatTGCCTAGTGCCTTTGCAAGGCAGTAGGCTGGCCACGAGGCTGGTCGACTTTACTCTGAGTACGTTATGTACGGGGCTAGCCActggagggaggcagagaggccaAAACTCACTTTTGCCgcctttgaaaataaaaaataaaaaatcagaattcagtttcactgttgtacggaagaggattagggccacacatgtaaaaaaaaattaagttctgactttattctcagaattctgagaaaaaagtcagaattctgactttaaagtcagaactacgggtatctgtaaggaccaacctccgtgggagagacactttgctttatacagtaggaggaaacctatggaaagcctgctttgaattctgaatactggacttggttaGCTTAAATAGGCTATTAAGTGaccttatagcctacttgtagtgaagtatttttaacagtgtgtggaatacagctgatcactttcactggctaaaCAAAATTaatcccgaacagttgaacctctgaattgatcctgaaagcctatgtcctagaataattcatttgtattccgttttaggccatctcactaaaggtcacttaaatgtagcctatttaagctcaccaagtccagtattcagaattcaaagcatttattcacaaatctatttttttgacaagcggagccgacagtcctgtgcgagtatgcaaattagccatgtgtgccaaacagaagatagacgcaatgtatagaactgattgttgtgcattgttgtggatatgtaggctggttagttgtggttgtttgtggttttagtgaaacagctttgccttggagttggagaagttggagtgattgtgtgaatgtgcgagagagagcgcacctgccgtggtgatgttgggcttattgtgggcttatatgtggtatctgtctgatcgtattagctgtagatggatggttaaataatgtcacaagatcgatcatactgcaggctctcatttgcaaatgcactgattgtgtgcccgtctccgatatgctatatacctggcatttattcagttcatgttcttctgagtgcgcaagaacggtgccaattattgtcgtgtttgcattgtaatgcacaactttgcccctccctgttataaaataacgtgcatcccaacaactttagccaaagCAGGctcctattgtgtgtgtgtgtgtgtgtgtgtgtgtgtgtgtgtgtgtgtgtgtgtgtgtgtgtgtgtgtgtgtgtgtgtgtgtgtgtgtgtgtgtgtgtgtgtgtgtgtgtgtgtgttgtcatgtaggctatagatatagattgattgtcttggcttgcttgcatccatgaaatattgtaatgttatggccgagctggctacggcatatcgagaacaatctggggatgagggcatccccgaatattgacgggtatttcgcacactgccatctcaatatatagcctaacatatacaaatatatcactgtactaggcacaaatgtattttccactagctagtggtggtcattacattgtagtgaaactagtaaagacaacacagctttatgttacggcgaaacatggaggcactgcagctctagtctcgacaatgcgttactttagtctggtatttctcttcactgattggttagacagccttcaaacttagtggtcaagcaaagaagagggagggctcgttcagcATACCTAATatccggagtgaataactaatagccggagtgaataactaatagctggagtgaatgactaatagccgcggctattagtcattcaaaaccgtattcCGTAACCGAATTCTTGccaggttttgcacttttaccgcgccattctagggccggattgtggccttcttggctttccataggtttcctcctactgcataaagcaatgggtgtgttcgaaaccgcctacttgcttactgcttactacctactaaatatttggcttacttctcgaatccttaaataatgattgagtaatccatttgagtaatcgacgttccgaagaccgtccttacttaaccacctcagatgacgtgaatcaaatgacgtgtcaataacctaccggccgggcgccgttaataaatattataaataaatatataaacgtcacatttaacgtcccagtacaccttcaacctatggatttgcggtgatatgttaaaacaattattaaacaattattaaaagcactgctgctgcggctccccgtttagcgccattgcttccactgttcttttgaatagacgcagtgcattctggggcggttgagtacgtctagtaagcttgcgatgcttactcaaagtctttccggaagtagaagacattcggagactactcgcttacctaaactcgcttactaagttctcgcttactcaatttgacgtcatagttagtaggagtagtaagcaagtactcggtttcgaacacaccccaagtgtctctcccacggaggttggtccttacagatacccgtagttctgactttaaagtcagaattctgacttttttctcagaattctggaATTCAGactttttttctcagaattctgagaaaaaagtcagaattttgacttttttctcggaattctgagattaatgtcagaattctgactttttatctcagaattctgagattaatgtca belongs to Gadus morhua chromosome 13, gadMor3.0, whole genome shotgun sequence and includes:
- the LOC115556529 gene encoding GTP-binding protein REM 1-like; its protein translation is MTLNKPREKEPLQRRSSPALLGARSSAPHPDPTPQRGHASQRGHAPLGLSSSYQLGDTVHWDRWLCDEGNSYKDFLYRVLLLGDHGVGKSSLAGIFGGVSNREESPGVDHYERTLTVDGEETTLVVMDTWEPDKLEEEDVMKKASAYLIVYSITDRSSFESASELRIRLRRLRQADDIPIILVGNKSDLVRSRDISIEEGRACAVMFDCKFIETSACLHHQVGELFQGVVRQIRLRRRHPPPRDGGPAGQGPGDGGQARSGPPPISLAKKARRFLGGLAARNNQHLALKARSKSCHDLSVL